The Mucilaginibacter gracilis genomic interval GTATATTTGTTATCGTAAGAATATGCAGCATTTGCATAATAAGAAACATATCTGTTAAGGGTACCAACAATGTTGCCGTCGGTTTGTGGGATATATCCCGATCCTGCCGGGTTCATGGGATAAAATTGCCCATAGTTTAAATTACCGACTGTCGTACCAAAATCTTTATTATAGCCATAAGAAACCCGGGTAAACGCTTCTGTCCTAAACTCTCTTATTTCCGCACCGCCGATTGCAGTAAGGGAACTTTTTTTAAAATCCTGATCATAGTTCAGCTGTGCTCTCAGGCTATTTATGTACCAATTTGCATTGGAGAGGGTTAAAATTCCACCTAACGGAAAGTTATATGTTGTAACGCCTGTACTGGAATTATAGCTGCCAAATTCATTGATAAGATTTCGTGTATAATAACTTTCCTGGCTCTGGTCGTTTGTTCCCTGAATTATCTCACGTTCATTTTGGTAATTGATCTGAGCGCTTAGCTGAGGAATAAATTTGTATGTGGCTCCGGCTTTCAGCAGTATATCACTAACTTTCGTATTGTTATCACCTAACCTGAGTTCATTAAGAGGGCTGTAAGACCAGTCCATCAACCCTTGCGATTTAATGATTTTGATATAGGCATCGTTATAAATATAAGGGATGGCAAGTGGATTGCCATTTGCGTCAGCCAGACGGTCATATGGTATTACGTTGCCATAGGGATAGCCGTTACCTGATAGTGTACCAAATCCAACACTGTTATTTAGCAGGGTTGTATTTTGGCTATAGTTGATGCCTGCAGATAATTCCAGATTTTTTGTGACCGAGTATGTATTAGTGCTGTTTATTGTTGTTCGGTTGTAACCGTTGCGGACAAGCGTATTCCTATCATTATCCTGCCCGATAGATAACTGATAGGTCATGTCTTTACCACCACCCCTGATTCCTAAAGAATATTGTTGATTGACGGCCTTTTGATAAATGTATTTGGCGTAGTCATTTCTTACGTCATATTGACTTAAAGTATTCAACTGACTGGCGGCATCCGAGCTTGTGATATTTCCGGCTCGTTGCTGTGCGAGTATCCCGACCGCCGGGGATAAGGCAGGATTGTATACATAGTCTGAAATAAGTGGATCAAAGTAACCTTGATTAAACAGATATTGCTCTACACCTATATAACTTTTGGGGTCTAAAAAATTCTTTGCGTAAAACAGGTCAGGCTTATTGATCACCGTCAAAGTGCTGTTGAATTCAACTTTCATCTTTTGGTTGAGCTTTCCTTTTTTTGTAGTGATAACTATTACGCCATTTCCTGATCTAGCCCCCCATATTGACGCTGCCGCAGCATCCTTTAAAATCGTAATATTCTCGATGTCATTTGGATTTAGATTATTTATCTCCCCCTCATAAGGAAAATTATCAACTACAATCAATGGTTGAGTAGAGGCCATGAAAGTACTGACACCCCTGATTGTAATACCGGAATTTTTCCCCGAAGGTTGCGTTGCGATAGCTGTGATGTTAGCCAATCCGCTAACAAAAAGTCCTGAAGCCACTCCGTCGATACGGTCAATGATATTGGTCGATACCCGCCTATTTAAAAGAGTATTGTCTATTTGGTCAAATGACCCGGTTGCTCTTTCCTTTGGTAAAGACTGGTAACCGGTTGAAACAACCGCCACTTGGCTCAATTGTGATGAAGCGGTATGAAGGACAACTGTAATCGGGTTTGAGAGTGTTTTAATGGCTGCAATTTCTGTCTTGTAACCTATAAAGCTTACAACTATTACTGCATCGTCCTGTACATTCAATAGTTTAAACCGGCCATTTGAATCAGTGATCGTAACGTTTGTACTATTCTGAACCTTAATGGTCGCTCCGTTGATCGGCATACCCGTTGTATCAGTAACCAGGCCAGTTATATCCCTGGCGGCAATTAGTTTGTCATCTTTCGCTGCTGGTGTTAAATGTTCAGTGGCGCTTTTTTTTTCTGATTTAATTGCCGTTACCCCGATAAGCGTTCCCGCTTGTTTAAATCGTAGCGGCACCTGCTTTTCAATTTGAGAAAGCACCTGCGCAAGCGGCGTGTTATTGACTTTCAGCGTCAATTCTGGTAAGCCTTCCAATAGTTTATCGTCACAAACGAAGCTGACAGATGCCTGTTTCTCGATAGTCTTGAATAGCTGCTTTATATTAACATTACGGACATCAATAGTAATGTTCTGTGCATTGCTTGTGTTTGCCAAAAGCAGCGCGCTACAACAGAGTTGTATGCAAATGATAATGAAGGTTATGCGCATACACTTAAAGTATAGGGTACGGTAAATTTTTACCATCTTTGTTTGGGTTAATTAGGTGAGAACTTAATGAACTTTGCCTTTGCTACAGCGGCTCGAATCAACGTAGCGAAGGCTTCTTTTTTACCGGACTATATACCGGCTCTTTCCTTTCTTCCCTTGGAAGCCCGGAAATTATTTTATAATCACTGTGCTGTCATTCGCTAACTGATACTGAAAATGTTTTGAAAAGCTTAGTGCTGTCAAGACATCGCTAAGCGGTTGGTTATTGAGTTTCATAGAGGTAATCTCAGTGAGCAGTTTAGGGCTTTGCACCTTGATATGTACATTGTATTTCCTTTCCAAAGCCTGGAACACATTGTCTAAGGATTCGTTATCGAATACCAGCCGATTTTCGCGCCATGCAGCGATATCATTAATTCCCTGATGTTGAACTACGGATTTGGTATTATTATCAACTATTACCTGCTGACCAGGTAATAAGAATACAGCTCCTTTGTTCAAAGCGGTAATTGTTAGACCTACTTTACCTGTGGCTACTGTGATTCGTGTATCCTTTTCCTGTGCGAATGCCTTTATCTCAAATGATGTACCCAATACTGTTACGGCCACAGTAGAAGTGCGGATTAAAAACGGATGTTCAGCCTGATGCACTACGTCAAAAAATGCCTGTCCTTTCAGATAAACCGTTCTCGTTTTACCGATAAAACGTTCTGGGTATTGTAGACACGAGCCCGCATTTAACCATATTTTAGAACTATCCGGCAAGGTTACTTGTAGGGTATGTCCCATTGGAACATTGACCGCGATCATATCAGGTTGAGCATTATTCCGTAATACCAGCAATATGCCGGCAACAACGAACACAATGACAACAGCCACCGCCCTAAACCATGTCTGGCGCCACATAGGAACGATCACCCTTTCGTCTGCGTCGATAAGGTATTGAAGCCTATTATAAACACGGCTATATACCGGCTGTCTCTCTGCTAATGTTGCTTCATCTATTCCGGTGGTATCGGCCATTTCATTTACGATGAGTTCCAAAAGGGCTTCACTATCCCTTTCCACATGAAAATGTTGCAGTAAAGCGTTAACCTCATCCTCGGTGGCGCGACCAGCGATATACCGCTCAAAAAGCTCTTTAAGTTCGTTTGTTTCCAATTTTCTTTTGATTAATTCCGTGTGTTAAAAACATCCCCCCGCCTCGCGCGGAGGGGACTGCTCATCATTTAACTATAACTGATTTATCACTAAAACTTCCGGTATTATTCATTCATTTTATCCCGTTCTCTCCGGTTATCTCTCCACAAGAGGATGATCCAGACAATCAATACGACACTAATGACGAATTCAACAGCAAGAACAAAGGCAGTATTGGATTCCAACATTCAACGCTATAAATTATTTGCGCTGCTCGGCCCTTTCACTTCCTGTATACAGGTATGACGGGGAGCGGTAGTAGAACATCTGCTCTGAAAAAAAATATTTTTGAAAAAAATGAATAGATGTCGTTATTCACAGGTTATCATACACTTTATTCATAGCTAATCATACACTTTTTTGATGGCAATGATCTTTAGTGTCTAATCAGCTTTTAAATAAAAAAGCAGAACTTCAATTAAAGTTCTGCCATCAGACGGGATCGTCTGTTTAAGATCAATCGCTGGTCAATGAACGCATCACTGCCAGGGAATCCATGTAATCACGCCAATGAATGATTTTCCGGTCCTTTATAGTGATGATAGAACAAAAGCGGTTGTCATAAGATTTTCCGGTGGAAGGCACCGTACCATGCACTTCGTACTCCAATATGATGACATTAGCCGGCTGTTGCGCTTTGTACATTCTTAAATGGTCTGCTGAATGCAGTACATTGCTGTAACCGCTGAACCAATCCATATAAGCTTTTCTGCCCGATATCTTGTTGGTAAAGCCCGGAAAGTTGTACATGAATTCAAATACTGCATCATCTGCTACCGCATCCCAAAAATGCTCCCCGTCAACTTCCCCGGTAAGACCTTCCATGATGATGCTGAAAAAAGGCCCCGCATTTTTATTAAATCCAGGATGGTTCCTGTTGAGTTCAATCTTTTTCATAATGAATCATTCCAATGTTATAAAATTACTTATTTCAATGCGTTTTTTAGTTCTGCCGCAGCCTGCAGCATGGATGATCTCGTGGCGGCGATGTGCGCAAGCGGGTTAAGCAGGCCCCAGTCATGAATGACGCCGTTATAACGGGTCAGTGTTACCGCCACGCCGGCCTCATCCAGTTTACGGGCATAGGCTTCGCCTTCATCCCGCAACACATCATTTTCGGCGGTCTGCACCAATGCAGGGGGTAATCCTTTTAACTGGTCAGGGGTCGCGCGCAAAGGCGAGGCATAGATTTCATGACGTGCATTTTCGTCGGTCGTGTAGCTATCCCAGAACCAGATCATCATATTCCGGGTCAGGAAGCGGCCGTTTTCATAGGCATGATAAGACCCGTCGTCGAAAGCTGCATTGGTCACCGGCCAGAACAGCATTTGGAATTTAATCTCTGGCCCTTTTTTGTCTTTGGCCATCAATGCTACGACCGCTGCCATATTGCCGCCGACGCTGTTGCCCGCAACAGCAAGCTTTTTACCGTTCACGCCTATTTCTTCGCCATGCAATGAAACCCATTTAGTGGCGGCATAAGCCTGGTTGATCGCAACCGGGTAATGCGCTTCGGGTGATGGCGCATAGTCGGGAAATACCGCAGCCAGCCCGCTTTCCACGACCAGGTCGCGGACGAAGCGGCGGTGCGTAGGATAATCCCCTAATACCCATCCGCCACCATGGAAGAACATGAACACGGGAATATCTTTTTTCGCACCGGCCGGCTTAACGATATGGATATTAACTGTGATGCCATCCTGCGTGATGATCTTTTCCGACTCTTCAATACCGGAATAATCGACGGATACAGATTGCTGTGCGCCGGCCAGCACTTGTCTTGCATCGGCGGGTGAAAGCTGTTCAAGCGGCTTACCACCACCGGAGTTTAAAGCCTTTAAAAAAGTACGTACATCCTTTAGGATCAAAGGATCATTTTCTGCTTTGGGGTTGTTTTGGGCCATAACATTGAGTGTTATAATAAAAAGTAAATAAATGAGGGTTACTAATCTTTTGCGTTTCATGATGCGGGTGTTTAAAAAATGATCGATTTAGGCTGCGTTGTACGCCGCAGCGAACACGTCCCTGGCGAATACCTCTGCGGTGGTGGGTGATGAATTTTCAGCCGTCCGTTGCTGGTAGTTCATGATGCCGTTTTTCAGGGAAGTTTCCATGTTCACGATATCTTCAGCGACGTTTTCGGAAATGCCCTGACTGATCATACCCGCTTTAGCTTGTTCAACCGGAAATTCTACCAGTTGCAAATCGGGTTTGCCAATTGATCTTCCCAGGATACCGGTGATCTCGCTAAAGGAATAGTTCCGGTCGCCCAAAACGGGCCGAACCACTTTGCCCTCAAAATCCAGGTTAGCTAATGCTTTTGCGGCAACAGCTGCCACGTCGCTGGTCGCTACCATCGGTATTGGGTGATCCGGGTAAGCGGTCGTGCCGTTGATCCCGCTGTTTTTGATGAGGTTGATATTGAGTAACGCATTATCGAGAAAATAAGCCGAACGCAGGTGCATGACATTGACGTCTTTTAATTGGTTCAGCTTGACTTCCTGTTCAGCCAGGCCGGCAATTAGGCCATTGCCTTCGTGTAACTGTGCACCCGCGCTGCTCAGGCTGACCACATATTGAATACCCGATCTTTTGATCGCCTCAATAGCCGCATCCCCGACTTCCCTTTGGAACGCCCGGTAGTCTCGTGCTGTGAAATTTGGTGGTAACAAAATAAAGGCGCTGTCGGCACCCTTAAATGCAGCAGTCAATAAATCAGCATCGGTGATATCGCCGGGGATCAGTTCGGCCCCTGTATGACCGAACCTTTTTTCGAGGTCTTCCGACCTGGCAATTAATTTTACATGGTGTCCTTCGTTAATGAGAAGGTCTGCGATCTTACCGCCAACTTTGCCGGTGGCGCCTAAAACGACGATTGTCTTTTTCATAAATTTTTTCTTTTTTGTTGAGGACAAATTTCTATATTTGATTTCATAATCACCAGTACATACTAATTTGTACTATAGTATCTAAAAAGAAAGTAATGAGAAAAACAACGTCAACCAACTTTTCTAACGAAGAAGCGCTGGCTGCTATTTGCCCGATGCACAATGTGATGCGGGTATTGGGCGGGCGCTGGAAGATCGCGCTGCTGTATTTTATCCACCAGGGCCATCACCGTTTTGGTTTATTGCAAAAGAAAATGCCTTTTATCACCACGAAAATGCTCAGCGCACAACTCAAAGAACTGGAACAGGACGATCTGGTGATCAGAAAGATTTATGCTGAAATGCCGCCACGTGTCGAATACTCGTTAACCGAAAAAGCACAAACTTTATTACCCGTATTGGAAGACCTTTATAATTGGGGAGAACAATACATCACGGCCCAGGCATAAAAATCGCACAGATATAAGACAACATACATGTATGATCAACTATGAATAAAGTGTATGATAAACTGTGAATTATAACAATAGAGCCTTTTACGGGTGATGCATTAACCCGATGAGAATGATGGTAATGGTTGCCTCCTGCGAATTAATAAAGTGCTTTTGGATAGCACGTTTTGCTTTTACGAGATGGTCATTTATGGTCGAAGTGGAAATCCCCAATATCTGGCTTACCTCCTGATAGCTTTTACCCTCTACTTTACACAGGTTGTAAACCATACGGCGCTGGGGCGACAGCGAAGAAATTGCCTGTTCTATTAGTACATTGCTTTCCTTAAAATTGATATGGTCTTCGATATGGTCATACAATTCAGTCATGGTGTAAGTTAGCCGCTGAATGAGCTTCTTATCTAAAGCGGCTTTACGGTAAAAATCCGCCACGAGGTTAGCGGCCATCCGGTACAGGTAGGAAGAGAATGATTGTACGTCTGAAAGATTGGTCCGGTTGAGCCATAATTTAAAGAACACTTCCTGTAGCAATTCCTCAGCAAGATCGTCGACGCGTACCAGCTTCAGGAGGCTCCCGTAAATCCTGTCCTTGTATTGACGATAAATATGATCAAAGGCCCGTCTGTCCCCTGCCTGTAACCGCAACAGCATTTCTTTTTCATCCACATGCAGGGGAACAATCATCCTTACCGTATAATACGATAAAGTTAAATAAATATTTATCCAATGTAAAGACCCTGAGCATAAAGTATCATTACTGATACTCTATGCGAAATTGGATACCGCCAACAGCGGAAAAACCACTGGCACCATAGGTAAGATCCATACTACCTTCTTTATGGACAAGTTTCGTCGCGCCCGCGCCCTGGAATACTAACGTAACCGGAAGCTGGTTTTCAATTGCAAAACCCGTTTGGTTGGAGGCTTGCTCAATAAACCGGCTGTCCATTTGTGAAAGGTATGTTCGCTGTGCCTGATTTAATGTGAAATTGTCATTGAGCCAGGTAACAAGATCACTGCGGATTAAGTTCGCCTGCGTTAGGCGGTCGTTTTGACTAAGCTGATTAAGTTCTGCTTGTTTTTGCTGAACGCCAGCGGAGGTAAATGGTTGTTGTGACATAATATAAATTAGTTAGTTAAACACGTAATAGGCTACGTTAAAAAGGGGTAGGAAAAAAACAGAAACGGCGAATTATTGTTTTAACAAAAATAATATTGCTTGTATGAGCCTTGAAAAAACATCATCTGGCTATAATGATCTTTATTTCAGAATTATTTTAGCCTTACTTGCCGCACACACTATACTTTGGTTCGCCGCCAAAGAAAGTATCTTCCAGTTATGGACCTCATGGTTCTATTACCGAGACATGGCGCTCAGTTTTCTGATCGCATTTTTGTTGATCAGTGAAGTTTACCTGGCTACCTCTAAGCTGGATAAAAAATATGATTGGAAGCAGTATACGGCTGAGCGCATCGGCTTGCAGGTAACCTTTGCGCTGGTTATGCCCTGCATTACCGCTTTTCTTTTGGCTGCCGGATATTTTCGCATTTTTCATCTGAATATCCTGGAAACAGACTATATAAAATTGGATTTCCCTGTGATCGTAATCCTGATAATATTACTGAATGTCTACTATTTGGCCTTTTATTTTTACAGACAATGGCAGCTTGCAGAAAGCAAACAGATCTCCGTTGAAAAACCATTGAGGAAGGTAAGGGAAACTTTTGTTGTACAGAAAGGAGCGAAGAATATTCCGTTGCCCGTAGAAACGATAAGCTACTTTTATCATGACGGGCAGTACAATTTTCTGCGCACGAAAGAACGTGAGGATTTTATGGTTAACCAGCCATTGGACGAGGTACAGAAAGTATTGCCTGATAGCCTTTTCTTCCGGGTCAACAGGCAAATGATTGTAAATTTCAACGCTTGCCAGCATTTTGAACCCATAGAATTTGGCAAACTGGAATTGATCGTAACCCCTACGACAAAAGAGCAGATCGTCATCAGCCAGAAAAGGGCGAAGCAATTTAAAGAATGGATCAGCAGATAAGGTAGCTAATCCCAAAACGGGCCAGCTGCTCTTAACCATTACTTAAAATTGTTATCGATATACCGTTTAGAAACTTTTTTGACCGTTCAGAAACTTTTTTAGTTCTCAAAAAAATGTTCATTTATTTTCGCTCGAAAGAGTAAAACTAAACTTGGAGCACAAAAACAAAAAAAGGAAAAATTATCGGTGGACTGATATCGGCACGTTAACAGTAATATTGATTATTGGGGCGACCATCATCATTTACATATATGTTCTTCTAAACGGCTCGCTGGATGTATAATCAACCACTACTTTGATTGATTTATTTAATCAAAAAAAGCCAGCCTGAGAACAGGCCAGCCAGTTTATATACCTCATTTTCTAACCCAATTTAGCCAACTGCGAGTAATCCTAAGATCATCGTCTTAAGCTCCCACGAACTATTACCCTTTACCCAGCAGGCATCAGCACCGCTTGCGAGCATCCCCGGAATTTCCCCGTTATTAAAGGTGTAGCCCAATATCTTTATCCGCGGCCACTGCCGTTTCAGGACGTTTGCAGTTTCCATGCCATTCATCACCGGCATATTAATGTCAAGCAGACAAAGATCAGGTAACACAGGACACTCATCTAACTGCAATAGAAAGTCTTTACCATTCACAGCCTGCAGGACAACCTGAAATCCCATAGTTGTGAGCATGTTGCTCATGCCTTCGCGTACAAGGGCATGGTCATCCACTACCGCGATGGTAATGGGAGTTGTAATATCCATTTTAAAATGAGGGGTAAAAAAGGGGTTACCCCTTGATGAAACGCATCGTGTTTTTTTCGCCGGTCGGGCCGGTCATTTCTAATAGATATATCCCCGCCGAAATATTGGGCAACGGTATGATGTTGCCCCCTGTTTGCAATGCACCCGTTTGCAGGTTGATACCGGTAACCGTTAATATGCGATAAGCTGTCGTTCCCGGAATACCGGTAACTGATAACTCATTTGTAGCCGGGTTGGGATATACTTTAATATCAGCCAACGATAAAGTTTCTACACCCGTTGTATGCGCAACTACAATATCACGGCACACCAAATTATTACCGCAGTCGGTATAGACTGTGACGCAAACATGGTAAGTGCCGGAATGGGCAAAGGTGTGCAATCTCGCCATACCGGTATCCCGATGACCATCGCCATAATCCCATACTACGCTATCCAGTCCGGCTGTAGTTCCTGTAAAAGCAAAACCATGCACCGCATTTCCGGTATCGGTGAATGCCGCAGTAACAGTGGTAATACAAGTTATAATTACATCATGGCAGATCGTGCTATGCCCACAGGCGGTATAGGCGGTAACGCAAACATGAAACGTACCCGTTGTTGCATAGGTATGGCTTGGGGTTGTACTGGTAGAGGTTCCACCATCGGCAAAATCCCATCGCACACTATCTAATGCAGCGGTTGTGCCGCTGTAGTTGAAACTGATCGTTGCCCCTGTTCCGCTCGAAGTAAACGCTGCTACCGGAGCCGTAGTACAAGTAATCACGATAGTATTGCAGTGTGTATTTGTGCCGCAATTGGTATGCACGGTGGCACATGCAGTATACGCGCCGGGAGCCACATAAGTATGACTTGCCGTAAGGCCTGTTGCCGTACCGCCGTCACCGAATGTCCAGGTAACGCTATCCAGACCAGCCGTTGTTCCGCTATATGTAAAGCTGCGCGAAGCACCGATGCCGGTAAAAGTAAAGGCTGATACCGGGGGTGTTGTGCAGGTTACTACCATGACATTGCATGAGGTTGTAGTACCGCAGGAATTGGTTGCCGCAAGGCAGATCACATAAGTACCTGCTGCCGAAAAAGTATGTGAAACCGGCGTAGCTGAACTGGCTGGCGTACCGTCGCCGAACGTCCATGAAATAGTGCCCGCTGTGCCTAAACCAGTGCCTGTATAAGTAAACGTTTGGGTAAGCCCGGTTCCTGTGGTGGTATAGGCCGCTGTTGGCGCACCTGCGCATACAATAGTTATATCGGAGCAATGTGTATCGCTGCCGCAAGCTGTATAAACGGTAACGCAGGCTGTAAATATCCCCGGTGAGCTATAAGTATGGGTTGGGCTAAGGGCAGTACTTGTACCGCCATCGCCAAATTCCCACCGCACACTATCTATACTGGCTGTTGTCCCAGTATAAGTAAATACCCGTGTAGCAGCGCCGACCTGTGTATAATTTGCCACCGGCAACGTAGTGCAGCTACAGTCCACACCATATTTCATGATAAAATAATCCGTGTTACCACCAACAGAAGTATAAGGGCTTAAAGAGCCGCCCCAAACATTATTAACTATTGCGCCACCGATATACAGACTACCTTTTTTATCAGCCGTGATCGCGTAAGCATCATCATAAAAACCTGTTCCGTGTATTTGCTGAATCGTATGCACATAGCCCGCCGTGTCCAGTATCGTGAAGTAACAATTGTGGCCTTCACCGGAATAAGAAGTAATTGTGTCACCACCGCTCGCAATAGTTCCTGCAATGGTTCCTGCAGAGGCAATTTTGTTATTGGGTAACAACGTTATTGCATTCAGAAAATTAATATCAGAAGTTCCACTATAGGCTTTTTTCCATCTAAGGTTACCGGCGGTATCGAGTTTCATCATTACAGAAAAAAAATATGGTGAAGTGGACATTGTATTTGATGATGTATCATGCTTGTACACCAATTTCCCGTTGCCACCGCATGTAACATATAAGTGGCCGATATCATCCGATACAATACTTGCAAAAGCTGCTGCATCTACGATTAATGGATTGGACAATGTATCCGTCCATATTAAGTTACGCGAAACATCGAACGCCGCAATGTATGGATGGTAAGACATTGGAGAGGACGTAAGATAAAAAGGAGCACTTCTTGTACCATGCACATAAAGCTTGCCGGTAGATTTGTCTATCGCTGCCCCATCCACTTCCAGTGTTGTGTCCTGCAATAATTGAGTGGCACTCAATAGCGTTCCTGATGCGTCATATGTAAGATCATAAACGCCATAATGAGAACTAACAGATGACGACAGTGGAATGCCGACACCAACGGAGCCACAAATAAAATGCACATTGTCGCTGCCATCCATCACTATAGGGTTACTTTGTCCCGCAAATGCTGAAATCGAAGCGAAGGTACTTGGCCCAACGAAGCGTATCCAATTGAACGCACCCAGTGTATCAAGTTGAATGACACCTAAAGTAGAATACGGAAAAGTAGCAAATGAAGTATCATAACCAATGTACAGGGTATGAGTTGGACCCGAGTGAGGAAATGATCCGGCTATATAAACATGCCCCGAATTGTCTGTTGTTATACCATAGTTCTCATTGTTTGTTGATGTTGAGCCAATAAGTTTTGCCCAACGCATTTGACCGCTACAATTGTAACTAACTACAAAAATGTTATTTGGAGCGCCATAAGCCCCTGAAGGTCTATGGAAAGTATCGGCTATAATAGCATTATTACCTACAATGCCTATACCATATACGTTGCCGTTAGCATCGGTACACATATGATCCATTTCCTCATCGCTGTACGCGCTCGAAAGATCCTGACTGGTACCGCCGCCCTTCACCCATTTATAGGTTTGCGCATTCAGGCTTACTTGTAGAAATAGTATTGTAAAACAGAGTGATAGAGATGTTAACAGCCTTTTCATGAATTATCTTTTAATAAAGTTAACTAAAGATTAAATGCGTAGCGTTTTTGATCGGGCTATTCCGATAAAAAATACCTCCCGCCTACCCTTAGGTAGATAAACCTGTCTTTTGGTAGACGGGAGGATATTGTTAATGTACTATTACTATTTGCTGCGTATGCAGTGGCCGTCCATCGCCTTCCATGCGGATAATATAGTTACCCGGTGTCCAGTCGGCTGTGTTGAGTTTCCAGTTACCGTGTATTTCCTGCGGTATGCTGTAGTTCATTTTCCGGCCCATCACATCATAGACCGCTAGCAAACGTCTGTTACTGCCTTCGCTGCCGAAGTCGTAAGAAACGTTCACCTCGCCCGATGATGGGTTAGGATATACCATGAGCGCACTGCTGATGAGGCTAT includes:
- a CDS encoding winged helix-turn-helix transcriptional regulator — encoded protein: MRKTTSTNFSNEEALAAICPMHNVMRVLGGRWKIALLYFIHQGHHRFGLLQKKMPFITTKMLSAQLKELEQDDLVIRKIYAEMPPRVEYSLTEKAQTLLPVLEDLYNWGEQYITAQA
- a CDS encoding nuclear transport factor 2 family protein, which gives rise to MKKIELNRNHPGFNKNAGPFFSIIMEGLTGEVDGEHFWDAVADDAVFEFMYNFPGFTNKISGRKAYMDWFSGYSNVLHSADHLRMYKAQQPANVIILEYEVHGTVPSTGKSYDNRFCSIITIKDRKIIHWRDYMDSLAVMRSLTSD
- a CDS encoding FecR family protein; translation: METNELKELFERYIAGRATEDEVNALLQHFHVERDSEALLELIVNEMADTTGIDEATLAERQPVYSRVYNRLQYLIDADERVIVPMWRQTWFRAVAVVIVFVVAGILLVLRNNAQPDMIAVNVPMGHTLQVTLPDSSKIWLNAGSCLQYPERFIGKTRTVYLKGQAFFDVVHQAEHPFLIRTSTVAVTVLGTSFEIKAFAQEKDTRITVATGKVGLTITALNKGAVFLLPGQQVIVDNNTKSVVQHQGINDIAAWRENRLVFDNESLDNVFQALERKYNVHIKVQSPKLLTEITSMKLNNQPLSDVLTALSFSKHFQYQLANDSTVIIK
- a CDS encoding NmrA family NAD(P)-binding protein, with translation MKKTIVVLGATGKVGGKIADLLINEGHHVKLIARSEDLEKRFGHTGAELIPGDITDADLLTAAFKGADSAFILLPPNFTARDYRAFQREVGDAAIEAIKRSGIQYVVSLSSAGAQLHEGNGLIAGLAEQEVKLNQLKDVNVMHLRSAYFLDNALLNINLIKNSGINGTTAYPDHPIPMVATSDVAAVAAKALANLDFEGKVVRPVLGDRNYSFSEITGILGRSIGKPDLQLVEFPVEQAKAGMISQGISENVAEDIVNMETSLKNGIMNYQQRTAENSSPTTAEVFARDVFAAAYNAA
- a CDS encoding SusC/RagA family TonB-linked outer membrane protein; this translates as MANTSNAQNITIDVRNVNIKQLFKTIEKQASVSFVCDDKLLEGLPELTLKVNNTPLAQVLSQIEKQVPLRFKQAGTLIGVTAIKSEKKSATEHLTPAAKDDKLIAARDITGLVTDTTGMPINGATIKVQNSTNVTITDSNGRFKLLNVQDDAVIVVSFIGYKTEIAAIKTLSNPITVVLHTASSQLSQVAVVSTGYQSLPKERATGSFDQIDNTLLNRRVSTNIIDRIDGVASGLFVSGLANITAIATQPSGKNSGITIRGVSTFMASTQPLIVVDNFPYEGEINNLNPNDIENITILKDAAAASIWGARSGNGVIVITTKKGKLNQKMKVEFNSTLTVINKPDLFYAKNFLDPKSYIGVEQYLFNQGYFDPLISDYVYNPALSPAVGILAQQRAGNITSSDAASQLNTLSQYDVRNDYAKYIYQKAVNQQYSLGIRGGGKDMTYQLSIGQDNDRNTLVRNGYNRTTINSTNTYSVTKNLELSAGINYSQNTTLLNNSVGFGTLSGNGYPYGNVIPYDRLADANGNPLAIPYIYNDAYIKIIKSQGLMDWSYSPLNELRLGDNNTKVSDILLKAGATYKFIPQLSAQINYQNEREIIQGTNDQSQESYYTRNLINEFGSYNSSTGVTTYNFPLGGILTLSNANWYINSLRAQLNYDQDFKKSSLTAIGGAEIREFRTEAFTRVSYGYNKDFGTTVGNLNYGQFYPMNPAGSGYIPQTDGNIVGTLNRYVSYYANAAYSYDNKYTLTLSGREDGTNLFGAKTNDKITPMWSAGLGWDISKESFYILKWLPYLRFRSTYGYNGNTYQNGSAYLSAVYVTDSSTGATSLGKPTAPNPELRWEKIRNINIGIDFATGNNIISGSIELYQKKGENLIQPTFLAPQTGFTSYQANTANTKTNGIDLTIRTKNLNGPVKWTTNFLLSAFKDEVVRFDAVRTSQSIFTAGGVKGKPLEALFTYKWAGLDPTNGDPQGYLNGKISKNYSGIINNFNPDSLVYSGSLVPTVFGSFRNDFSYKSFNLSVNIIYQLGWVFRKTTTSLNYTDILGYGGQNEDFTQRWQKPGDEKTTNVPSLVYPSYSDRNTFYQYSQVLVQSGNNIRLQDIRLGYDLPVWMVRKIQASRINIFAYANNIGIIWKKNKIGVDPDAIGNGLATYPNPFALSFGLTINL
- a CDS encoding alpha/beta hydrolase, which codes for MKRKRLVTLIYLLFIITLNVMAQNNPKAENDPLILKDVRTFLKALNSGGGKPLEQLSPADARQVLAGAQQSVSVDYSGIEESEKIITQDGITVNIHIVKPAGAKKDIPVFMFFHGGGWVLGDYPTHRRFVRDLVVESGLAAVFPDYAPSPEAHYPVAINQAYAATKWVSLHGEEIGVNGKKLAVAGNSVGGNMAAVVALMAKDKKGPEIKFQMLFWPVTNAAFDDGSYHAYENGRFLTRNMMIWFWDSYTTDENARHEIYASPLRATPDQLKGLPPALVQTAENDVLRDEGEAYARKLDEAGVAVTLTRYNGVIHDWGLLNPLAHIAATRSSMLQAAAELKNALK
- a CDS encoding RNA polymerase sigma factor, translated to MIVPLHVDEKEMLLRLQAGDRRAFDHIYRQYKDRIYGSLLKLVRVDDLAEELLQEVFFKLWLNRTNLSDVQSFSSYLYRMAANLVADFYRKAALDKKLIQRLTYTMTELYDHIEDHINFKESNVLIEQAISSLSPQRRMVYNLCKVEGKSYQEVSQILGISTSTINDHLVKAKRAIQKHFINSQEATITIILIGLMHHP